The following coding sequences lie in one Capsicum annuum cultivar UCD-10X-F1 chromosome 5, UCD10Xv1.1, whole genome shotgun sequence genomic window:
- the LOC107871160 gene encoding ras-related protein RABA2b, protein MAYKVDHEYDYLFKIVLIGDSGVGKSNILSRFTRNEFCLESKSTIGVEFATRTLQVEGKTVKAQIWDTAGQERYRAITSAYYRGAVGALLVYDITKRQTFENVMRWLRELRDHADSNIVIMLAGNKSDLNHLRSVPDQDARGLAEKEGLSFLETSALEAYNVEKAFQTVLLDIHQITSRKALAAQEAAAIPGQGTSIDVGEYSGNNNKRPCCSN, encoded by the exons ATGGCATATAAGGTGGATCATGAATatgattatttattcaaaattgtTTTGATTGGAGATTCAGGTGTTGGAAAATCTAACATACTTTCTAGGTTTACTCGAAATGAATTTTGTTTGGAATCTAAATCCACCATTGGTGTTGAATTTGCTACAAGGACCCTTCAG GTAGAAGGCAAAACAGTGAAGGCACAAATATGGGACACTGCTGGTCAAGAAAGGTATAGAGCAATAACAAGTGCTTATTACAGAGGAGCTGTTGGTGCACTTTTAGTGTATGACATAACAAAAAGGCAAACATTTGAGAATGTGATGCGTTGGCTCCGCGAGCTGAGGGACCATGCAGACTCGAATATTGTCATAATGTTGGCTGGAAACAAGTCAGATTTGAACCATCTCAGATCAGTCCCCGATCAGGATGCTCGGGGACTGGCTGAGAAAGAAGGGCTCTCATTCCTCGAGACATCTGCTCTCGAGGCCTATAACGTTGAGAAGGCATTCCAGACAGTGTTATTGGACATTCATCAAATCACAAGCAGGAAAGCTTTGGCTGCTCAGGAAGCAGCAGCTATTCCTGGACAAGGCACTTCTATTGATGTTGGAGAGTATTCTGGTAACAATAACAAGAGACCATGTTGTTCTAATTAA
- the LOC107871159 gene encoding protein DA1-related 2, translating to MSSSSVNHISQPCIYGHFVSKTTERKSRLMKWLSKLFKGGSSNRGQQPQFLGDENMVWRAPARSMDDNSRTSKEKEELDHAIALSLAEDLKKPKGYRWRTDQDEDLARSLQDNSNSSSYPPKYAPSYAPWEYNPNSYRKCSGCYKDIVSGNYLGCMGTFFHPECFLCRACGVPITEYEFSLSGNNTYHKSCFKEMTHPKCEVCHQFIPTNGAGLIEYRSHPFWSQKYCPAHENDDTKRCCSCERLESRNARYMSLGDGRSLCLECMESAIMDTGDCQPLYHSIRDYYEGMNMKIDQQVPMLLVERHALNEAIEGEKHGLHHMPETRGLCLSEEQTVTSILKRPRIGGRGLVGIRTHPQKLIRKCEVTAILVIFGLPRLLTGAILAHELMHAWLRLKGYRNLSPEVEEGICQVLSHMWLESEVMPGSRNMPSTSTASSSSTWSSSKKGGKSRVESKLGEFFMHQIAHDASPAYGGGFRAAYAAVNKYGLRSTLDHIRLTGSFPL from the exons ATGTCTTCTTCAAGTGTCAATCATATATCTCAACCTTGCATATATG GTCACTTTGTTTCTAAGACTACTGAGAGAAAGTCAAGGTTAATGAAATGGCTGAGTAAACTTTTCAAGGGTGGATCAAGTAATAGGGGACAGCAACCACAGTTTCTTGGAGATGAAAATATGGTTTGGAGAGCTCCAGCAAGATCAATG GACGATAACTCTAGGACCAGTAAGGAGAAGGAGGAACTAGATCATGCAATTGCCCTCTCTCTTGCTGAAGATTTGAAGAAACCAAAAG GATACAGATGGAGAACTGACCAAGATGAAGATCTAGCAAGATCACTTCAAGATAATTCGAATTCATCTTCATATCCTCCGAAGTATGCTCCTTCATATGCTCCTTGGGAATATAATCCCAATAGTTACAG AAAATGTAGTGGCTGCTATAAGGATATCGTCTCTGGCAATTATTTGGGATGCATGGGAACTTTCTTTCATCCAGAATGTTTTCTTTGTCGTGCTTGTGGTGTTCCAATTACTGAATACGAG TTTTCTTTGTCAGGGAACAATACATATCATAAGTCATGCTTCAAGGAAATGACTCATCCCAAATGTGAAGTCTGCCATCAATTT ATCCCAACAAATGGAGCTGGTTTGATAGAGTACAGAAGCCACCCATTTTGGTCTCAGAAATATTGCCCTGCACATGAAAATGATGACACCAAAAGGTGCTGTAGTTGTGAACGTCTGGAG TCACGGAATGCAAGATATATGTCACTCGGAGATGGTCGGAGCTTATGCTTAGAGTGCATGGAATCTGCAATCATGGATACCGGGGACTGCCAGCCACTTTACCATTCCATCCGAGACTATTATGAAggcatgaacatgaaaatagaTCAGCAAGTTCCTATGCTTCTTGTTGAAAGACATGCCCTTAATGAGGCCATTGAAGGGGAGAAGCAT GGTCTCCATCATATGCCTGAAACAAGAGGTCTCTGCCTATCAGAAGAGCAGACAGTCACCAGT ATTCTTAAAAGGCCCAGAATAGGTGGTCGTGGACTTGTAGGAATCAGAACACATCCTCAGAAGCTAATTAGAAAATGTGAAGTTACAGCTATCCTAGTAATATTCGGCCTCCCAAG ATTACTTACTGGTGCCATTCTAGCTCATGAACTGATGCATGCTTGGTTACGTCTAAAAG GATACCGTAATCTCAGCCCTGAGGTAGAGGAAGGAATCTGCCAAGTGCTTTCCCATATGTGGCTTGAATCAGAGGTAATGCCTGGATCTAGAAATATGCCATCCACATCAACTGCTTCGTCCTCGTCTACATGGTCATCGTCCAAGAAAGGCGGAAAATCTCGAGTGGAGAGTAAGCTGGGTGAGTTTTTCATGCACCAGATTGCCCATGATGCTTCTCCAGCATATGGTGGAGGATTTAGAGCTGCTTATGCAGCCGTGAATAAGTATGGTTTACGAAGTACATTGGATCACATTCGCTTGACAGGAAGTTTTCCTTTGTGA